The sequence below is a genomic window from Sandaracinaceae bacterium.
GGGTGCAGGCTGGTGCCGTGCAACCCGAACCAGTTCACCAAGCCGAGGCCGCGCCCGGCGGCGTCGCTCACTCGCAGGGTCTTGCTCGTGCGCGCCGTGGCTAGCTCGGGGCGATCCGTGGGCACCGCGCGTGTGTCCGCGTTGTCGTTGAAGGCGCGCACCGAGCGGTTGAAGGCGACCGGGACGTGGTACGGGATGCGTGCCGTGGCGTAGCTGAGCGTCGCCGGCTCGGCCGCCGCGACCGCGTCCGTGATGGCGTCCACGATCCCCGCGACGACGGTGTCGAACACCGGGCGCGAGAAGCCACGGTTGGTCGTGTTGTACATCGGGAACTGTGACAGGCCGCTCGGTCCCGAGTGTGTGTGCGTGGCGCTCAGCGCGACGTTGTGCGGCCCCAGCCTTCGAAGCGACGCGTCGTCCTGGGCGCGTCGCGCGAGCTCCGAAAGGACGTGCAGCCGCACGGCGCAGGTCATGTAGCCCAGCTCGGCCACCACCAGCGCCACGCGCCCGCCACGCTCCACGTCCTCCACGAACAGCGCCCGCGCGTGGAGAGGCATCGACACGCCGCGCACCTTGTGGTGCGGGTGCTCCCAGCCGAGCATCGCCATGCCGTGTTCGTAGACGGTGATCTCGCGCCGGCCGAACCCGGCCCGATAGCGCAGCGCCGCCTGCGCGCCGTTCGGGGTCGCGTGAGACATCGGGCTGGTCTAGCAGGAGGACGGCGCTCGCGCCCGGCGGCGCAGTGTACGCTCGACGTAACAACCACCCCGTTCGGTGTTACGGGGAGGGTGCCGCCGCGACTCGCGGCATCGAAGGAGTTCTGATGTCCCAAGGTTCCGTCCCCGTCCCCGTCCCCGTCCCCGTCCTCGTTCCCGTGCGGGCGCGTCGCGTCATCCACGCGTCCCTCGTGACCCTGCTCGCCGTCGCAGGCGTGGGTTGCGGCGACTCCACCCCTGCCGAGCCGGCCTCCGCCCCGCTCGAGCAGCCCGCCGCGCCCGCGGCCAGCAGCGCGTTCCAGGTGAACACCGACGGGAGCGCCGTGGACTTCATCATGGAGGCGCCGCTGGAGAACATCCACGGGCGCGCGCCCTCCTCCGTGCATGGCGAGCTGGATCTCGACCTCGCGCAGCTCTCTGCCAGCACCGCGCTGGTTCGGATCGACCTGTTCCAGCTCGAGGTGCTCCAGCAGAAGCGCGAGACGGCAGACGAGGCGTTCGGCGAGGAGGTCCGGAACGAGACCCAGAACGAACACGTGCGCACATGGTTCGAGATCTCGCCGGACGCGCCGGAAGACGTCCGTGAGGCCAACCGCTGGGCCGAGTTCCGCGTCGAGCGCGTGGAGGGCCTCAGCGCCGACAGCGTGGCCGGCATGACCGGCGCCGAGCGCGTGGTGCAGGCCACGCTCCACGGGCAGCTGCGCATCCACGGACACACCGTGGCGAAGAGCGCGCGCGTGGAGCTGACATTCACCTACGAGGGCGACCGCGCCACCGGTGTGCGCGTCCGCTCCCTCGAGCCCGTCTCGGTGGGGCTCGAAGAGTACGACGTGCGTCCACGCAGCGCGTTCGGGACACTCGCGCAGCGCACGCTCGCAGCGCTGGGTGAGAAGGTCGCTACCGCAGCGCCGGTGACGTTCGACTTCCGCGCGTCCCCGGCAGCAGCGACCGCGACACTCTGAGCGTGAGCGCGCCGAGCTTCTCGTGAGCGCGCCGAGCTTCTCGTGAGCTCGCCGACGACGCGTGAGTGGTGCGTCGTGGACGTTGGATGCCCGGCGCCGGCGGGCCGTCGTGGCCAACCGCCGGGCGCCGCTTGGGCTCAGTGTCCGACCAGCGTGTCCAGCCGGTCCAGCGCGTCACTGGACAGGCCGCTCTCGCGCGCCCACTCGAGGTAGCGACGCGCGTGGGCGTGGCGACGGAGGTTCACCGTGGACTGCAGCAGCTCCACCAGGCTGTCGCTGATGGCCGCGTTGTGGTTCACGTGCAGGTCCAGCAGCCACGCGAACCAGTCGGTGGCCGGGTCCGACTGCGCCAGCGTCGCCGCGTAGGTGGCGACCGTGTCGATCTGGCGCGGCTCCAGGAGATCGCCTTGCTCGATGCGCAGCTCGATCTCCCGCGCGACACGGCGGAACATACGCGCCGCCTCCTCGGTGCGTCCAGCCTCGAGCGCACGCTCCACCACCTCGCCCAGCAGCTGGTACGTCCAGCTGCGGCTGGGCTCGACAGCGAAGCCGCTGAAGGTCTCGTCTTCCGCGATGGCCGGCGTGCCGCAGTGCGGGCACTCCTTGGCGGTGTCCGGGAAGGGTGTCTTGCACGCCCGGCACATGGTCATGAAGCCGGTGGTCTTCGCCTCCCGTGGCGCGCGGTCCACCATGTAGAACAGCAGCTCTTGCGTACCCAGACGCACGCGGTCGCCATCGTGGAGGAGCGCGGCGCCCTCGATCAGCTGGCCGTTGATCCGCGTCCCGTTGCGGCTGCCCAGGTCCATGATCTGTGCCGTGTCCCCACCGATGAGGATGCGCGCGTGCTGACGTGACACGAGCGGGTCTTCCAGCGTCACGTGGCACTCAGGGCTCCGCCCCATCAGCACTTCCGGCCCTACCAGGTCGAACTCTTGCAACAGGAATTTGAGTCTGAATCGGGCCAC
It includes:
- a CDS encoding FHA domain-containing protein — protein: MARFRLKFLLQEFDLVGPEVLMGRSPECHVTLEDPLVSRQHARILIGGDTAQIMDLGSRNGTRINGQLIEGAALLHDGDRVRLGTQELLFYMVDRAPREAKTTGFMTMCRACKTPFPDTAKECPHCGTPAIAEDETFSGFAVEPSRSWTYQLLGEVVERALEAGRTEEAARMFRRVAREIELRIEQGDLLEPRQIDTVATYAATLAQSDPATDWFAWLLDLHVNHNAAISDSLVELLQSTVNLRRHAHARRYLEWARESGLSSDALDRLDTLVGH
- a CDS encoding YceI family protein, translating into MSQGSVPVPVPVPVLVPVRARRVIHASLVTLLAVAGVGCGDSTPAEPASAPLEQPAAPAASSAFQVNTDGSAVDFIMEAPLENIHGRAPSSVHGELDLDLAQLSASTALVRIDLFQLEVLQQKRETADEAFGEEVRNETQNEHVRTWFEISPDAPEDVREANRWAEFRVERVEGLSADSVAGMTGAERVVQATLHGQLRIHGHTVAKSARVELTFTYEGDRATGVRVRSLEPVSVGLEEYDVRPRSAFGTLAQRTLAALGEKVATAAPVTFDFRASPAAATATL